The sequence aaaaatttacgtAGATCATTTAATGTATTAATTCAGAAATAATCTCAATCAACTACGGACTCTGCTCAACGGAAACGCTCCAATCGATCCAAATTCAGTCTTTGTTTTTAGGCAGTTTACTTGAATCGATTTGTTGGTGTAATATGTGAAATCATAGAAATTTCGGGTTAAACGAagaataaaatattcattacCAATAAACATAGAGTAGAACGATTCATTAATTAATAAGTTTCGTTCCCGCTTATTTTGTaatctggaaaacaaattGGTAAAGGACTTTGAtacatttattaaaattttcttacaTAATAGTATGTTCCAGCCATAGGATTTCCCAGTTGTTTTCCAGTTTCCGTCCCCAAAAATTCCGTAAATGTAGTGTAATTAGCATGAAGATCATTCCACACTTGAGGATGCCTTTTTGATATTCGGTTTTTCGTTTGGAACACAAGTACAATATATAACCGgcgaactgaaaatttaagaacaTTTTGTAGGATATGCTCATAAAACTTTACTTTGGCGACTTGATGTTTGATCAGATTGAATTGTAAGAACTCTGttcatatttctgaaaaagaccCCTTCATCCCAAACTGGAACTGATAAATCAATTTCTCGGGAGAGTGAGGAAGGTCTGTTGTAGTACAAATTCATCGACTCTGGATTTCCGTGAGGATCTAAACTTTACATTTGAATAGTgtataaaatgaaaactcactaaataaaaccaaaacgTGGAAGAAGGAGTTTGGCATTGGCTCGTGGaacaaaaacacataaaaaacttttaattagCTGAGTTGTGCTGTAatatttcttacttttttcaagTACACAGGCTCACGGAATCTGTATGGTAGCATTGCAAAATGATCGCCAGTTCTAATTTCAGGAGTGTTTGCCTTGTTCTTAGTAGGGATATATTCATTCAAAACAACCTACAAATATTAATGCTTGGTAAATGAATTGTTCGTGTTTGTGTACATTTGCTATTATACTTACATAGTCTATTCCCCCTTTTGGTGCATTTGGAACAATTGATGGTGATAATTGTGTGACGTAAAAAATCGGCATAGACAAGTTTGACGACATTTTGTTGATTCCAACTTTTGTTTCGTAAAACACTGAAACAATGCATTTCTAAAATACTCCATTACACGTAACTAACCGTTTTCAAACGAGTCTAGCGTGCTTGTTTTACAGCACAAATGCATATTATAGGTCGTTAGCATTTGGTGGTTCACTGCTTGCTCACAGGTGAAGTGCTCCGGGCAAGCGTTGTCTTCAGTCGGATCACATAAAAGGACGGAAGGCAAATCGTATGATGATGCACCATATGGACATACTAAAATTGTACGAAAATTCATTTCTTACATTAGTAAGggatgcaaaattttgaacttttgaacaGCATCAAAGACAAAACCCGATAATAAAAACATAATATTCAACTAATGACATTAGGGGAATTAAtaagttttttagttttttttgtgctaACATTCATATGGTAGTTATAGGAGACTGTTTGTTGTAAGTGTCAGTATGTTAGGTATTTATGTATGTAAacttgtttttccaaaaaaccaaactttTGAGTATGATGTGTCTCAAGAAAGCCTTATAATGTGCGCTTGTAACAAACTCACGGAAACTACcatacaaaactttaaaaataatggcaaaaaaaatcatcaaaccTTGTTACTGACCACATTACAAAGACTAATATAATAGAAaatggtacttgtgtattacatgccttcattttcaaattaaattaaattttcatttattcctccaattaaattaaacgtgatatgcatttttcctctttaggcttagaaaatgttatttcctaagcctaaaaatacaaaagtgtggttcacgtttttatttttcaaaacttaaaaaattaccattaaaatgagggcataatacacaagtacctaGAAACTGTAAAACTAACGAAGAGTGCaacaataaatttaaatagtttttaggTGCATGTATAATATGACAACGCATTGCAAAATGTTTCTTCGGGCTTAGAAATAGCGTTTTTAAACCAGAGAttagaaatttcatttaaaagaTGTGTGGTTAAAAAATagtcttatttttttaacacaaTACTTAATGTTGTACATATCAATTAGGAACTAATATTTTGCGAGGTAACAGTCAACTTTGAACAATCTTGTGATTAACGTTCTTTCTgtttaaaatgataaaattaaCTAACTggtatgtttcaaaaatttatagacaCTGTTTTGACCAGaaattgtttatatttttattttacaacaatctgaaaaattctttttttatatTCTCACTTGGTTTCACTTGCTCAGGGATTCCTGGTGGGTTGCTCAAATCTTGTGGCACATCTGCACAGCATCGATGATCATTTGtaagctttgaaaaaacacAGGTCGGATTCCTGCCCGTGCACTCAATAGGATCGTTTGGAGTGCATTTCACCCCTAAAGATTCACAATTCAATAAAACtgaacttaaattttcaacaaacctTCGTGCATTACATCATTGCACATCGAGTATTGTGCAAGTACATTTTGATCGTGAGTTTGCCATGGAAACGGGCAGACTGAAAAtggttttcaattaaaaaacaaaaaaaatttaaaaactaataaatcaCTAACTTTCTTCAGAATCGTCAACaccttcttcctcttcttcctcctcctcttcAACTTTTACCTTAGAAgctttttctttgcaaaacaCTACAAAAAGAATACAGCAgagtaaaatcaaaattgatagCCGCATAgttcaattatttgaatacAAATTTCGCTCAAAATGGTCATTCGCTGCGGGCTGTGAACTAGGCTTTTGTTTGTGTTTTGGCTGATAACTGGATGACCAATACCTTGACATGATAGCGGGCTCAGAATCAACACCACCTTTTTGCGCGGTCACGAATTTCCGAAGCAGGGCGAAATAATTCTATGGTCAAACcgatttttggaacttttcttTCTGATAGTGGTGTGAATCGGCAGAGTTTGTGTGAATCCAAGTGTTCAAACTTCACACATGGCGTGTATTCTCATTTTCATCTCTGTATTTATTATTGAATCAGGATATTGTCAGCCATCCATACCTCCACCAGAGCGACCAGGTAATGTttgaatgtatttttcaaaagttaataCATTCAAActctttaatttcagaatgcaGTGAAAGTTGGCAGTCTCCTGATTTGACTTATGTACCATCTATCAACCAGTGTTCAGATTACACAAcaggtatttttaaaaatatttgaattaacGTGTcaggtagttttttttaaggtAACGGTGTGGCTTGTAAACCAAATAACCCATTCACTTGTACTGGGAGAAATCCCTTCTGCGCCACTGCTGGAGATAGAGCCTTCAAGTGTTGCAGCGACATTATTCAGGATTCTACAGAAGTGAAAATGCTTAATTCTTCCCAAATCAAGCCAAGTAAGTGGTTTCTAAAgccaattattattttttttgaagaataaaatttgaaagaaaaactatcGTCCCCCCATTTCTATACTTACCAACACATATAATACTGTAAAATTCCGTTAACAAACTGTATTTTTATTGTACTTGGagtgacattttttaaaactttattatATTTTCCGTTTGATTATAAACGTGAAAATAAATAGAGGTTATCAACAAATTATGAAATCAAGCAAATAAAGTTAAATTCTCACAATTTCAACCACTTTTGTCGATTTTGGTGTCGACATTCTTGGAATTTCgcgttttccattttccgttgttttttcattttataaaagtttcagcacctacatttttcaatatttcttcaATGGAGAATAAATCAGTTGAATCAGTTGAAAAACAAAGTCAGAGCTGTGGAAGTCGAAATTTaagagctttttttttaattttttatagttgtTGTAAAGCTTATTAGTATACCGCACCTACTGTTAATATGAACGATCAAATGTTACTCTTcctttttcattaaaaaaaactttcagtttgCCCCGCCGGTGCGATTCCTTATAAGATGCCACAAGTTTTGTTATGCGACCCGACAATTGTTAATATCTGTCCATACGACTATAAGGTTTGGTTTTATTCgcattttattgttttgtttttggatcaactctatcaaaaaaacaatattcgtTCATGATACTAATGACTAATGAGTTTTCAGTGCGTTGAAGCAGCAAACGGACAATATCTTCCTGCCGATGGCCGATCTCTTTGCTGCAAGACCACCACTCTGTACTCGTTTGCCTCGGTTTTTGGAGAGGCTAAAATAAGCCCTCGGCTAGTGCCAAATCCCCCTCTTTCAGCGATCGAATATGTGCGTCGGTATTTTTTGTTCCTCTTATTTTTTGTCTTAGACATCAACGCCGCCGCCGTAAAACAGAAGACATGTTTCCGTACTTCCAGGTCACTTTGAACGTTCACACATCCGCCAAAGAGCACTCACCGGAAATTAGAACTGGAGATCATTTTGTGCTGACACCATACAAACTCTACGAGCCggcatatttgaaaaaaatcaaactgttCACAGACTTTGGTCATGGCTCATTTGTGCATGTTATACTTTTTGGTAAATCTATTGAACATGTTCGGAGTGTTCATGCGAGCGTAActaagttttgagaaaaaaagaatgagagAATAACTAGggcttttgtctttttttgtgaatatctGGTTATGTTTGAAGATCCAATGTCAACAACTGAAACAATGCAACTTTATTATGACCGACCAACATCCAATGGGAAAACTATCAATTTAGATGAGCCAATTCCAGACGGAggtttcaataattaaaaaaaaattaagaataatCAAATAACATGCGCTTTTCAGGATTCATTTctaagaaaatattcaatgcGGCTCCAATTACACAAATAGAAAACCCATCACGTCCGGGTCCAATAAAAGAATGTGAGAACtttcttcttgaaaaatgaacatatTGAATTGCACCAAACGCAAACAAGAAActctaaatttcagatcgaaaaTTGTGGATTGTGCTCATTTTCAAGACCACAAGCCCGTTTGGTCGAGTTTATATTCTTTCCACCAAGGATTTGCACAGCAAGTATAGATCAGtcaccgattttttgaaatccgacACAGGAAACATGCTAGGAACTCCTGTGGCTGGAACTTATTTTTATGTGAGTTTTGTTTTGAACCCTCAACTATAAAATTGTCGGCCCGTTTTGTTTTCAGCTCACCACCGActgattttcatttcaaaattaatgcAGATTTCTACgtgttctttttcaaataaatttatatattttttgttctctcacaaaataaataatttcgaGAGTTAAGTGATCATTCTCAGACATATTCTATAATTGTCCGTCAGGAAACAGATAGAGGAACCtttgataaataaattataaaaggCCGACAGGGAAATGCTTCTCCCTCGACTCTGTTAGAAGCGAAgaggcaatttttaaaaatttcccatttttatgcgtttttctgatttccaaAGTCACGCATCATTTACCAACCGCAACGATTCATAAGGAcgtaattttgattttctggacGATTTTTATATAGTTTTGATGTGAAATTCGCTTTATTTGTCTGAAAGTGGAATAGATTTAGTGTGGATTTAACCGAAAAATGCagatcttttaaaaatttaaaccagTGTTTTGTTGCCttatttgcgaaaaaaaattgtgatatttCGAGTATTGCTGCAATTTGATTAGTAAAATGTTAGGATATAAGTATTTAAAAAGTATAATTggttgaattttctttttcatcaccgacttccaaaaatatagAGATACTGagttttcaccattttttgaatgtaaataaaaacattttgaacacT comes from Caenorhabditis elegans chromosome X and encodes:
- the F38B6.7 gene encoding DUF4210 domain-containing protein (Partially confirmed by transcript evidence) — translated: MRLSILILLCCILFVVFCKEKASKVKVEEEEEEEEEGVDDSEEICPFPWQTHDQNVLAQYSMCNDVMHEGVKCTPNDPIECTGRNPTCVFSKLTNDHRCCADVPQDLSNPPGIPEQVKPICPYGASSYDLPSVLLCDPTEDNACPEHFTCEQAVNHQMLTTYNMHLCCKTSTLDSFENVFYETKVGINKMSSNLSMPIFYVTQLSPSIVPNAPKGGIDYVVLNEYIPTKNKANTPEIRTGDHFAMLPYRFREPVYLKKVFLFHEPMPNSFFHVLVLFNPHGNPESMNLYYNRPSSLSREIDLSVPVWDEGVFFRNMNRVLTIQSDQTSSRQIRRLYIVLVFQTKNRISKRHPQVWNDLHANYTTFTEFLGTETGKQLGNPMAGTYYYVRKF
- the F38B6.2 gene encoding uncharacterized protein (Confirmed by transcript evidence), producing the protein MACILIFISVFIIESGYCQPSIPPPERPECSESWQSPDLTYVPSINQCSDYTTGNGVACKPNNPFTCTGRNPFCATAGDRAFKCCSDIIQDSTEVKMLNSSQIKPICPAGAIPYKMPQVLLCDPTIVNICPYDYKCVEAANGQYLPADGRSLCCKTTTLYSFASVFGEAKISPRLVPNPPLSAIEYVTLNVHTSAKEHSPEIRTGDHFVLTPYKLYEPAYLKKIKLFTDFGHGSFVHVILFDPMSTTETMQLYYDRPTSNGKTINLDEPIPDGGFISKKIFNAAPITQIENPSRPGPIKEYRKLWIVLIFKTTSPFGRVYILSTKDLHSKYRSVTDFLKSDTGNMLGTPVAGTYFYLTTD